A single region of the Micropterus dolomieu isolate WLL.071019.BEF.003 ecotype Adirondacks linkage group LG02, ASM2129224v1, whole genome shotgun sequence genome encodes:
- the LOC123984977 gene encoding cysteine protease ATG4D-like isoform X1, whose product MNPSSSLAHCEGQSPVDDQMDDWLFLSTESAGPQVLAVSREDRDTEERGKLKSKLVSAWNSVKYDKTVFLPSSFFKASGWPLMQKSKFSKSSPVIMLGRSYELKDKEERDCFRRSFASLLWLTYRRGFHQLAGSSLTTDSGWSCVLRTGQMLLAQGLLLHLMPPGGWTWSVSHHAVKDDMDLLVNRSADGGQREGSKTRCRRLSLDSCLDRPMEAKHRMVVSWFADHPTAPFGIHQLVELGKSSGKKAGDWYGPSIVAHILRKAVAASADLPNLVIYVAQDCTVYLEDVTKLCERPLPQSWKSVIILVPVRLGGQDLNPSYITCVKKLLTLQCCIGIIGGKPKHSLFFVGFQDDHLLYLDPHYCQPTVDITKENFPLESFHCKNPRKMAFSRMDPSCTIGFYAKDQKDFKSLCTVVNETLSTSAETYPMFIFAEGKSQEEESASNTPTNNVTYIQRKNERRGTDTSMDEFVLL is encoded by the exons ATGAATCCCAGCTCCTCCTTAGCTCACTGTGAGGGCCAGTCCCCTGTAGACGACCAAATGGACGACTGGCTCTTCCTCTCCACTGAATCTGCTGGCCCTCAGGTCCTGGCAGTGAGCAGGGAAGACCGGGACACAGAGGAGCGAGGCAAACTCAAATCCAAGTTGGTCTCGGCATGGAACAGTGTCAAATATG ATAAAACtgttttccttccttcttccttttTTAAAGCTTCAGGCTGGCCCTTGATGCAGAAATCCAAATTCAGCAAGAGTTCTCCTGTGATCATGCTTGGACGGTCCTATGAGTTGAAGGATAAAG AGGAGAGAGACTGTTTCCGTCGCTCCTTTGCATCTCTCCTGTGGTTGACGTACAGACGAGGTTTTCATCAGCTGGCGGGCTCCTCTCTGACCACCGACAGCGGCTGGAGTTGTGTTTTACGCACGGGGCAGATGCTGCTGGCACAAGGCCTGCTCCTACACCTGATGCCACCAG GAGGTTGGACTTGGTCTGTGAGCCACCATGCGGTCAAAGATGACATGGACCTGCTGGTGAATCGTTCCGCAGACGGTGGACAGCGTGAAGGGTCCAAAACGAGGTGTCGAAGGCTGAGCTTGGATTCCTGCTTGGACAGACCCATGGAGGCTAAACACAGAATGGTGGTATCGTGGTTTGCAGACCATCCTACAGCGCCTTTCGGGATACACCAGCTGGTAGAGTTGGGCAAAAGCTCAGGGAAGAAGGCCGGGGACTGGTACGGACCTTCCATTGTGGCACATATCCTCCG GAAAGCTGTGGCAGCATCTGCAGACCTTCCCAATCTAGTCATATATGTTGCACAAGACTGCACCG TCTACTTGGAGGATGTGACAAAGTTGTGTGAACGGCCTCTCCCGCAGTCCTGGAAGTCTGTCATCATCCTGGTTCCTGTTCGGCTTGGAGGACAAGATCTCAATCCCTCCTACATCACCTGTGTCAAA AAACTCTTGACATTACAATGCTGCATTGGAATCATTGGGGGGAAACCAAAGCACTCTTTGTTCTTCGTCGGCTTCCAGG ATGACCATCTGCTGTACTTGGACCCTCACTACTGTCAGCCCACAGTGGATATAACAAAGGAGAACTTTCCCTTAGAG TCGTTTCACTGTAAAAATCCCAGGAAAATGGCTTTCTCTCGCATGGACCCCAGCTGTACCATAGGATTCTATGCTAAGGACCAAAAGGACTTCAAATCACTGTGCACAGTTGTTAATGAG ACTCTCTCCACATCTGCAGAGACATACCCCATGTTTATATTTGCAGAAGGAAAAAGTCAGGAGGAGGAGTCGGCAAGCAATACACCCACAAACAATGTCACCTACATCCAGAGGAAGAACGAACGGAGAGGAACCGACACTAGCATGGACGAGTTTGTTCTGTTATGA
- the LOC123984977 gene encoding cysteine protease ATG4D-like isoform X2: MNPSSSLAHCEGQSPVDDQMDDWLFLSTESAGPQVLAVSREDRDTEERGKLKSKLVSAWNSVKYDKTVFLPSSFFKASGWPLMQKSKFSKSSPVIMLGRSYELKDKEERDCFRRSFASLLWLTYRRGFHQLAGSSLTTDSGWSCVLRTGQMLLAQGLLLHLMPPGWTWSVSHHAVKDDMDLLVNRSADGGQREGSKTRCRRLSLDSCLDRPMEAKHRMVVSWFADHPTAPFGIHQLVELGKSSGKKAGDWYGPSIVAHILRKAVAASADLPNLVIYVAQDCTVYLEDVTKLCERPLPQSWKSVIILVPVRLGGQDLNPSYITCVKKLLTLQCCIGIIGGKPKHSLFFVGFQDDHLLYLDPHYCQPTVDITKENFPLESFHCKNPRKMAFSRMDPSCTIGFYAKDQKDFKSLCTVVNETLSTSAETYPMFIFAEGKSQEEESASNTPTNNVTYIQRKNERRGTDTSMDEFVLL; this comes from the exons ATGAATCCCAGCTCCTCCTTAGCTCACTGTGAGGGCCAGTCCCCTGTAGACGACCAAATGGACGACTGGCTCTTCCTCTCCACTGAATCTGCTGGCCCTCAGGTCCTGGCAGTGAGCAGGGAAGACCGGGACACAGAGGAGCGAGGCAAACTCAAATCCAAGTTGGTCTCGGCATGGAACAGTGTCAAATATG ATAAAACtgttttccttccttcttccttttTTAAAGCTTCAGGCTGGCCCTTGATGCAGAAATCCAAATTCAGCAAGAGTTCTCCTGTGATCATGCTTGGACGGTCCTATGAGTTGAAGGATAAAG AGGAGAGAGACTGTTTCCGTCGCTCCTTTGCATCTCTCCTGTGGTTGACGTACAGACGAGGTTTTCATCAGCTGGCGGGCTCCTCTCTGACCACCGACAGCGGCTGGAGTTGTGTTTTACGCACGGGGCAGATGCTGCTGGCACAAGGCCTGCTCCTACACCTGATGCCACCAG GTTGGACTTGGTCTGTGAGCCACCATGCGGTCAAAGATGACATGGACCTGCTGGTGAATCGTTCCGCAGACGGTGGACAGCGTGAAGGGTCCAAAACGAGGTGTCGAAGGCTGAGCTTGGATTCCTGCTTGGACAGACCCATGGAGGCTAAACACAGAATGGTGGTATCGTGGTTTGCAGACCATCCTACAGCGCCTTTCGGGATACACCAGCTGGTAGAGTTGGGCAAAAGCTCAGGGAAGAAGGCCGGGGACTGGTACGGACCTTCCATTGTGGCACATATCCTCCG GAAAGCTGTGGCAGCATCTGCAGACCTTCCCAATCTAGTCATATATGTTGCACAAGACTGCACCG TCTACTTGGAGGATGTGACAAAGTTGTGTGAACGGCCTCTCCCGCAGTCCTGGAAGTCTGTCATCATCCTGGTTCCTGTTCGGCTTGGAGGACAAGATCTCAATCCCTCCTACATCACCTGTGTCAAA AAACTCTTGACATTACAATGCTGCATTGGAATCATTGGGGGGAAACCAAAGCACTCTTTGTTCTTCGTCGGCTTCCAGG ATGACCATCTGCTGTACTTGGACCCTCACTACTGTCAGCCCACAGTGGATATAACAAAGGAGAACTTTCCCTTAGAG TCGTTTCACTGTAAAAATCCCAGGAAAATGGCTTTCTCTCGCATGGACCCCAGCTGTACCATAGGATTCTATGCTAAGGACCAAAAGGACTTCAAATCACTGTGCACAGTTGTTAATGAG ACTCTCTCCACATCTGCAGAGACATACCCCATGTTTATATTTGCAGAAGGAAAAAGTCAGGAGGAGGAGTCGGCAAGCAATACACCCACAAACAATGTCACCTACATCCAGAGGAAGAACGAACGGAGAGGAACCGACACTAGCATGGACGAGTTTGTTCTGTTATGA
- the LOC123984977 gene encoding cysteine protease ATG4D-like isoform X3: MNPSSSLAHCEGQSPVDDQMDDWLFLSTESAGPQVLAVSREDRDTEERGKLKSKLVSAWNSVKYASGWPLMQKSKFSKSSPVIMLGRSYELKDKEERDCFRRSFASLLWLTYRRGFHQLAGSSLTTDSGWSCVLRTGQMLLAQGLLLHLMPPGGWTWSVSHHAVKDDMDLLVNRSADGGQREGSKTRCRRLSLDSCLDRPMEAKHRMVVSWFADHPTAPFGIHQLVELGKSSGKKAGDWYGPSIVAHILRKAVAASADLPNLVIYVAQDCTVYLEDVTKLCERPLPQSWKSVIILVPVRLGGQDLNPSYITCVKKLLTLQCCIGIIGGKPKHSLFFVGFQDDHLLYLDPHYCQPTVDITKENFPLESFHCKNPRKMAFSRMDPSCTIGFYAKDQKDFKSLCTVVNETLSTSAETYPMFIFAEGKSQEEESASNTPTNNVTYIQRKNERRGTDTSMDEFVLL; this comes from the exons ATGAATCCCAGCTCCTCCTTAGCTCACTGTGAGGGCCAGTCCCCTGTAGACGACCAAATGGACGACTGGCTCTTCCTCTCCACTGAATCTGCTGGCCCTCAGGTCCTGGCAGTGAGCAGGGAAGACCGGGACACAGAGGAGCGAGGCAAACTCAAATCCAAGTTGGTCTCGGCATGGAACAGTGTCAAATATG CTTCAGGCTGGCCCTTGATGCAGAAATCCAAATTCAGCAAGAGTTCTCCTGTGATCATGCTTGGACGGTCCTATGAGTTGAAGGATAAAG AGGAGAGAGACTGTTTCCGTCGCTCCTTTGCATCTCTCCTGTGGTTGACGTACAGACGAGGTTTTCATCAGCTGGCGGGCTCCTCTCTGACCACCGACAGCGGCTGGAGTTGTGTTTTACGCACGGGGCAGATGCTGCTGGCACAAGGCCTGCTCCTACACCTGATGCCACCAG GAGGTTGGACTTGGTCTGTGAGCCACCATGCGGTCAAAGATGACATGGACCTGCTGGTGAATCGTTCCGCAGACGGTGGACAGCGTGAAGGGTCCAAAACGAGGTGTCGAAGGCTGAGCTTGGATTCCTGCTTGGACAGACCCATGGAGGCTAAACACAGAATGGTGGTATCGTGGTTTGCAGACCATCCTACAGCGCCTTTCGGGATACACCAGCTGGTAGAGTTGGGCAAAAGCTCAGGGAAGAAGGCCGGGGACTGGTACGGACCTTCCATTGTGGCACATATCCTCCG GAAAGCTGTGGCAGCATCTGCAGACCTTCCCAATCTAGTCATATATGTTGCACAAGACTGCACCG TCTACTTGGAGGATGTGACAAAGTTGTGTGAACGGCCTCTCCCGCAGTCCTGGAAGTCTGTCATCATCCTGGTTCCTGTTCGGCTTGGAGGACAAGATCTCAATCCCTCCTACATCACCTGTGTCAAA AAACTCTTGACATTACAATGCTGCATTGGAATCATTGGGGGGAAACCAAAGCACTCTTTGTTCTTCGTCGGCTTCCAGG ATGACCATCTGCTGTACTTGGACCCTCACTACTGTCAGCCCACAGTGGATATAACAAAGGAGAACTTTCCCTTAGAG TCGTTTCACTGTAAAAATCCCAGGAAAATGGCTTTCTCTCGCATGGACCCCAGCTGTACCATAGGATTCTATGCTAAGGACCAAAAGGACTTCAAATCACTGTGCACAGTTGTTAATGAG ACTCTCTCCACATCTGCAGAGACATACCCCATGTTTATATTTGCAGAAGGAAAAAGTCAGGAGGAGGAGTCGGCAAGCAATACACCCACAAACAATGTCACCTACATCCAGAGGAAGAACGAACGGAGAGGAACCGACACTAGCATGGACGAGTTTGTTCTGTTATGA
- the LOC123984995 gene encoding galactose-3-O-sulfotransferase 2 produces MTLHLLATQLWRYRVAGLMVTLGVTFLLVLIGSHLLQQSSPHVWHKGWSKQPVENREGLAYGGNANHRPNKPYQDHKRRSNTQPSGAQDHMDANIYNILRKRTRSPPVVFLKTHKTGSSTVQNLLFRMGEKNRATFAFPHYTYQFGYPDKFRAEFVDELPDGYSQYDILCSHMRLDVVQLKQVMPPNAIYITILREPLQTFESVFSYYTTTVPAFTLAKQTAEHKSALSVFLESPDSFWDPNEPGNGLGKNPMSFDLGLNSQQWISSWPADLTLLEETFQLVMIAEHFDESLVLLGALLNLKLEELAYVRLNTRSPQDVTPLDDITKARIRAWNSLDVLLYDYFLQVFWEKAEQYGLERLNREVALLRASTDTIRQKCVARNGVPPGELEDLVRPWQSDSVTILGYQVQGNLTKQEQGFCIRLVLPEIQYHAHLYFQQYGRDMRALPTE; encoded by the exons ATGACCCTCCACTTGTTGGCCACCCAGCTCTGGAGATACCGTGTGGCAGGTCTCATGGTGACCTTGGGGGTTACCTTTCTGCTTGTACTTATAGGTAGTCATTTGTTGCAACAATCAAG CCCTCATGTTTGGCACAAAGGATGGAGTAAGCAGCCAGTGGAGAATAGAGAGGGACTAGCTTATGGTGGGAATGCCAATCACAGACCTAACAAACCATACCAAGACCACAAAAGAAGAAGTAACACTCAGCCCTCTGGTGCACAGGATCATATGGATGccaatatttataatatactGAGGAAAAGGACACGGAGTCCTCCTGTTGTTTTCCTTAAAACACACAAGACAGGAAGCAGTACTGTCCAAAATCTGCTGTTTCGCATGGGAGAGAAGAACAGAGCCACATTCGCTTTCCCTCATTACACCTACCAGTTCGGCTATCCAGATAA ATTCAGGGCAGAATTTGTGGACGAGTTACCCGATGGTTACTCTCAGTACGACATACTTTGTAGCCATATGCGTCTAGACGTGGTACAGCTGAAACAGGTGATGCCACCAAACGCCATCTACATCACCATCCTTCGTGAACCTCTACAGACATTTGAGTCCGTTTTCTCCTATTACACCACCACTGTTCCTGCTTTCACCTTAGCCAAACAGACAGCAGAGCACAAATCAGCCTTGTCGGTTTTCCTGGAGTCTCCGGATTCATTCTGGGACCCCAACGAGCCTGGTAATGGTCTAGGAAAGAATCCCATGAGCTTTGATTTAGGTCTCAACAGCCAGCAGTGGATCTCTTCCTGGCCAGCTGACCTAACTCTGCTGGAGGAGACCTTCCAGCTAGTTATGATCGCAGAGCATTTTGATGAGTCCCTGGTCCTCCTGGGGGCCCTGCTGAACCTGAAGCTTGAGGAACTAGCCTACGTTCGCCTTAACACTCGCTCTCCTCAGGATGTCACTCCGCTGGACGACATAACCAAAGCCAGGATCCGGGCCTGGAACAGCCTGGACGTGTTGCTGTATGACTATTTCCTCCAGGTCTTCTGGGAGAAGGCAGAGCAGTATGGGCTGGAGAGGCTGAACAGAGAGGTGGCTCTACTGCGGGCCTCCACAGACACAATCAGACAGAAATGTGTGGCCAGGAATGGGGTGCCTCCTGGGGAACTTGAGGACCTAGTAAGACCTTGGCAGAGTGATTCAGTCACTATCTTGGGTTATCAGGTACAGGGGAACCTGACCAAGCAGGAGCAGGGATTCTGTATACGTCTAGTACTGCCTGAAATTCAGTACCATGCCCATCTGTATTTCCAGCAGTATGGTCGAGACATGAGGGCTTTGCCTACAGAGTAA